AAAATCCAAAAAAGCCAAAGCAAGAAATCATAAAAGACTGGTTGATTTGATTCTGAAAATTTAAGTTATTTGtttgggaaaaaataacaaaacttaaaacaaaaataaacggcAGGACATCCTGGCACACATTGTGCAGGGCGGCATCAGTGTAACAAGTCCCGGACTTCTCAGGGAATGTCAGATGTTTCTGAGGGGTCTGAAAGTGGATAGACTTAGCAGTGTGCGTTAAGAACCTCTCAAATGTCTGTTTTCGGGGGGAAAGATAATAAAGATTTATATAGTAGAATTTTTgtcactgggaaaactggagacaATTGATTCTCCCAACAGCCGAAACAGGCTCAATAAACAATGGCACGTGCACAAGCCGGGCACCACCGCAGCCACGATAAGCGCTGTTTTCCAGGAACGATGATGCTGAAGGTAGCCGTGGTGCAGGCCCAGTAGGAAGAGGCAGGGCACATAAGGACACGGGCCACGTACGCAGTCACCACACACGTGTGCGTGGCCTGGGAGCTAGGAATGGACTTTACCTTTTTAAAGAGTTGAGGGAAAACCCAAAGGAGTCTGCTGGTTCACGACATGCACTGAGTCCATGAAATTCTAATATCGGCACCCACAAGTAACGTTTTGTCACCAAGCTTCCACGTGTATTTGTTTCCGTGTTGTCTGTGGCTGTTTCGGAGCCGTGACAGCAGAGCTGAGCGGCTGCAATAGAGGCCGGATGGCCAGGAGAGCTGGAGCTCTTTTCACCAGCTCTTTACAGAGGGGTTCGCCAGCCCCTGAGCGACATAAACACGTGGAGAAAGTCTTCAAGCCTTCGCGGAGCTTTGCTATATGATGGACGGTGGGATAACAGGACCACCAgtggttttcatcttttctgacttttctgtatttccattcttttcctaTAATAAGCatgtactgctttttttttttaatgtggaagtTTTCAATCAAACTGCACACTCACAGAAACCTTTCCTGCACCCTCCCTAGGGGCCTTCTCCCCCAAACAGCGGTCACTCAGTCATCCGAGGGCAGTCTCCTCAGGAACCCAAGGGCAAACGGGCTCCCAGGCCCCACGCAGGGGAGAAGCAacaccccctcctctgcctgcaTCCCCGGCGACAGGCAGGCGGGGGCCCTGTACGGGCCAGGCACACCCTGGGCTCcacaggaggctcccagcagctTTGAGCTCTGGCCTCCCTGAGGGTCCCCCACGTGGTGAGGCTTGGCCGTCCCCAAGAGGACAGCAGTCAGGAGGCCCGGGCCCACTCCCCCACCACCTGGGAACAGAGGGGTCCACTTGGCGACCTACGTGTTCAGACCCTCCTCTCCTCCGTGAGGGGTCAGCGGCTCAAGGCAGTGGGCCTGTCTGAGGGACAGGCAGCGTGGAAGGTCCTGGTGGCTGGGGGCCGGCGTTTACAGAGGTGATCCTGGGAGGGACCAGGCTCCCTCGGAGCACAGGGATGAGGGGCCAGACCCTCGCATGGGATCCACTGAGCAGCCCCACAGATGCCCGCTTacaggtgaggctcagagagagttgGTCAGCTCATCAGAGGCACATGGGCATCTTGGTGCAGGCCCTGCCCCAGTGGGGAGAGAGCCTGGGGTCTCAGTGCTTTCTCCGTGTCCCCCAGGTGTCTtcccgcccccggccccggcaGCAGCAAACGAACCCGTCCTGGAAGAAGGGATGGCGGCTCTGGTGCCCCTGGCCGACACGCTAGACAGCCCGCAGCCcagccccgcggcaggccccgtCGTGAGCGCCCGGATGGGCCCTCTCAACACGCTGCTGCCCGGCCTGGGGCCCGTCTCACAGAGCAGCCCACTCTCCAGCCTCCTGACTGGCCCCCTGAGCGACCACCTGGCCAGCCCCGTGGCAGTGCCCCTGGCGGACACACCGGCCAGCTCCCTGGGCCTGCCCTCGACTGGCCCCCTGACTCCCAGCAGCCCCCTGACAGGCCCCCAAGCTGTGCCTCAGAGCAGCCCCCTTATGGACGCTGTAACAGGTTCGGTGGCCCTCTCTCTGAGCAGCCCCCTGCTCACCTCCACGGCTGCCCCCCTAGGTGTCTCTCAGAACCTTCCGGCCAATCCCGTGAGCAGTCTGGTGCTGTTGGAGGCCCCAAGGGTGTGGCTGGCAGAGCCGCTGCGAGGATGCCCCTCTGGACCCCATCCCTCAGCGGGTGGGGGGCCTGCTGCCACCGCAGAAGGTAACCggtgcagggggaggggcagcggggCCCCAGGGGGTGGGGCCCCTGCCAGGCTGGTAGGCCCTGGCCCTGCCTCGCTCtaaccctcctcctctcctttctgccccacccccacgTCGCTAGCCCCGCCCTCCGCTGAGCACCCCCAGCCTGCCCAGGAGCCTGAGCCCCTCAGCATGACATCTGTGGGTGCGCCCATGCAGACCTCCACGCCCGTCGGTCCCATGGGCACACCCAGCCCCGCGACAGCCTTCTCCTACGGCACCCCAGACGCCCGGACACAGCCTGGTGGCCCCCAGGGACAAGcggtctctgcctctgtccctgCCTCGGCCACCTCCTACAACATCACCATCCTCGCCTCTGCCCTCACTCCCGCTCCCCAAGCTGCCACCAGCTATAGGCCCTCAAGCACCCCGCACACCTTTGCCCGCACGCACCGCTCCCCGACCCGGCTCTCGCCCACCCTCCACTCCCCTGCACACAACCCCCACTCCCCGCCTCGAGCCTCGTCCTCACCGGCTTCAGTCAACGACACCCGAGGTCCACGCGTGGCAGAGCCGTCTCGGAAGAGCACCCTGCAGTTGGAGCGGAAGCTAGCCCACCGGAAGACCGGCAAGTTCCCTGACAGCTCCCGACGTCAGCACGGGTCTGGGGTCTCCTCAGCTGCCCTAGGAGACCTCCCAGGCACCCCCCTGGGCTGCTGACCACGGTCACTGACCACTCCCTCCACCCCTTGTTGTCCCCAGAGTCGAAGCAGCTGGCCTGGGAGAGGCTGGTGGGGGAGATCGCCTTCCAGCTGGACCGCAGGATCCTGTCCAGCATCTTCCCCGAGCGTGTCCGGCTCTACGGCTTCACGGTCTCCAACATTCCGGAGAAGATCATTCAGGTGTGTTGTGCCTACCTGCCGCTCACCGCCTGAGGGCCTACCCCGCCACCTGCAGGGCTGGGGACGGCCTTCCGGGGGCCCCTGCACTCCGGCTAGGCAGAGCGCATCAGAATCTGCGGGCACCCTGGGATGGAGGATACACCGCACTCAGTCCAAGTGGCCAGCAGGTGTCCGCGGCATCTGGCAGCAGGAGTGTGTGGTCCCAGCCACCCGGGCGGCCTTCCCAGAGGGCAGAGCAGCAGAGGGGCCCCA
This sequence is a window from Orcinus orca chromosome 17, mOrcOrc1.1, whole genome shotgun sequence. Protein-coding genes within it:
- the SPATC1 gene encoding speriolin; this encodes MSLLTNYEGLRHQIERLVRENEELKKLVRLLRENHELKSVIKMQAGGLGISGFSSRLGEAATDPPQHQGNCVFPPPAPAAANEPVLEEGMAALVPLADTLDSPQPSPAAGPVVSARMGPLNTLLPGLGPVSQSSPLSSLLTGPLSDHLASPVAVPLADTPASSLGLPSTGPLTPSSPLTGPQAVPQSSPLMDAVTGSVALSLSSPLLTSTAAPLGVSQNLPANPVSSLVLLEAPRVWLAEPLRGCPSGPHPSAGGGPAATAEAPPSAEHPQPAQEPEPLSMTSVGAPMQTSTPVGPMGTPSPATAFSYGTPDARTQPGGPQGQAVSASVPASATSYNITILASALTPAPQAATSYRPSSTPHTFARTHRSPTRLSPTLHSPAHNPHSPPRASSSPASVNDTRGPRVAEPSRKSTLQLERKLAHRKTGKFPDSSRQSKQLAWERLVGEIAFQLDRRILSSIFPERVRLYGFTVSNIPEKIIQASLNPSDHKLDEELCQTLTQRYTSIMNRLQSLGYDGRVHPALTEQLVNAYGILRERPELAASKGVSYTVDFLQRVLVETVHPSMLADALLLLSCLSQLAHDDGKPMFIW